In Haloterrigena turkmenica DSM 5511, a single genomic region encodes these proteins:
- the samp2 gene encoding ubiquitin-like small modifier protein SAMP2 yields the protein MRVTVDVKGEDTHEIDLETVSASGTAADGETVPTYRDLLREVDLSPHEVSVLVDGRPVPEDQPVESEHVTVLRLIKGG from the coding sequence ATGCGCGTCACCGTCGACGTTAAGGGCGAGGACACCCACGAGATCGACCTCGAGACGGTCTCGGCGTCGGGAACGGCCGCGGACGGCGAGACAGTCCCGACCTATCGGGACCTCCTCCGCGAGGTCGATCTCAGCCCCCACGAGGTGAGCGTCCTCGTCGACGGTCGTCCGGTACCGGAAGACCAGCCCGTCGAGAGCGAGCATGTGACGGTATTGCGGTTAATCAAAGGCGGCTAA
- a CDS encoding bactofilin family protein, giving the protein MSSNNNSRTLLVIALVAVVVAGTVPATVAGQAERTGGTVVVEEGETVDSLEAFGGTVIVEGTVTGDVSAVAGDVRIEGDVEGNLEAVGGSVTIAGTVQGDVEAAGGSVTITEDGVVGGTTSIGAGTVVVDGTLEGDAEIGAETIQLGESASIAGDLRYGGNLQGNTDAVAGDIEQDSSVGVDLAPTIQPIASWLFAAYALVLNLVLGAALLALFPRFSDGVADRVSSAPARSGLAGLGVLVGVPILLIALAITVIGIPFSIVGAFAFVLVVWIGIVYGRFAIGAWLLSLVGVGSRWLALLVGLVIGAALGLIPIVGGLLNLLVLLLGIGALAVGLYSHWRTARRREREPRRGVGPDGPTTD; this is encoded by the coding sequence ATGTCCAGCAACAATAACTCGCGGACGCTTCTCGTCATCGCCCTCGTAGCCGTCGTCGTCGCTGGCACCGTCCCGGCTACCGTCGCCGGACAGGCGGAGCGAACGGGGGGCACGGTCGTCGTCGAGGAGGGCGAGACGGTCGACAGCCTCGAGGCGTTCGGGGGGACGGTCATCGTCGAAGGCACCGTGACGGGCGACGTCAGCGCCGTCGCCGGCGACGTGCGAATCGAGGGCGACGTCGAGGGGAACCTCGAGGCCGTCGGCGGCAGCGTCACGATCGCCGGGACCGTTCAGGGCGACGTCGAGGCCGCCGGCGGGAGCGTGACGATCACCGAGGACGGGGTCGTCGGCGGAACGACCTCGATCGGCGCCGGAACCGTCGTCGTCGACGGGACGCTCGAGGGAGACGCGGAGATCGGCGCCGAGACGATCCAGTTGGGTGAGAGCGCGTCGATCGCGGGCGACCTCCGCTACGGCGGCAACCTCCAGGGGAACACCGACGCGGTCGCCGGCGATATCGAACAGGACTCGTCGGTCGGCGTCGATCTCGCGCCGACGATCCAGCCGATCGCCTCGTGGCTGTTCGCGGCCTACGCGCTAGTGCTGAACCTCGTGCTCGGGGCGGCGTTGCTCGCCCTGTTCCCCCGGTTCTCGGACGGAGTCGCGGATCGCGTCTCGAGTGCGCCCGCACGGTCCGGGCTGGCCGGACTCGGCGTCCTCGTCGGTGTCCCCATCCTGCTCATCGCGCTGGCGATCACGGTGATCGGGATCCCGTTCTCGATCGTCGGCGCGTTCGCGTTCGTCCTCGTCGTCTGGATCGGGATCGTCTACGGTCGCTTCGCCATCGGTGCGTGGCTGCTCTCGCTGGTCGGCGTTGGAAGCCGCTGGCTCGCGCTGCTGGTCGGGCTAGTGATCGGCGCGGCCCTCGGACTGATTCCGATCGTCGGCGGCCTGCTGAACCTGCTCGTCCTCCTGCTGGGCATCGGCGCGCTCGCCGTCGGCCTGTACAGCCACTGGCGGACCGCGCGGAGACGCGAGCGAGAGCCCCGCCGCGGGGTCGGACCCGACGGGCCGACGACCGACTGA
- a CDS encoding tryptophanase — protein sequence MVAYKTKVAERIHLPSRDRRERALAEAGYNVFNLDAEDVFVDLLTDSGTGAMSDAQWAAVMRGDESYAGSRSFDDLESAVRDVMGFSRVVPTHQGRGAENVLYGTLLSEGDVALNNTHFDTTRAHVANQGADPVDCPVEGARDLESDEPFKGNFSLERARSVVDEVGAERVPLVILTITNNSTAGQPVSVENTRRVRDFADEIGATFVIDACRFAENAGFVRRREDEFTDADIDEIAREQLSYADAIVMSGKKDGLANAGGFVATDDEALFERCKQRAILYEGFPTYGGMSGRDVAALAVGLREAVEEAYVADRLDGVRAFADLLEDAGVPIYTPPGGHAVYLDAGTALPHLAPDEFPGQALVCELYREGGVRGVELGSFAFPDTDRPELVRLAVPRRTYHTEHFEHVAETAATVLEKREAVSGLEIVSEPENRELRHFTADLEPLSV from the coding sequence ATGGTCGCGTACAAGACGAAAGTAGCGGAACGGATTCACCTCCCCTCTCGAGACCGGCGCGAACGGGCGCTGGCCGAGGCGGGGTACAACGTCTTCAATCTCGACGCCGAGGACGTCTTCGTCGACCTCCTGACCGACAGCGGCACCGGCGCGATGAGCGACGCCCAGTGGGCGGCCGTAATGCGCGGCGACGAGTCCTACGCCGGCTCGCGCAGCTTCGACGACCTCGAGTCGGCCGTCCGGGACGTAATGGGTTTCTCGCGCGTCGTCCCGACCCACCAGGGTCGCGGCGCGGAGAACGTCCTCTACGGCACGCTGCTCTCGGAGGGCGACGTCGCGCTCAACAACACCCACTTCGACACGACGCGGGCCCACGTCGCGAACCAGGGTGCCGACCCGGTCGATTGCCCCGTCGAGGGGGCTCGCGACCTCGAGTCGGACGAGCCGTTCAAGGGGAACTTCTCGCTCGAGCGCGCTCGCTCGGTCGTCGACGAGGTGGGCGCCGAGCGCGTGCCGCTGGTGATCTTGACGATCACGAACAACTCGACGGCGGGTCAGCCGGTCTCCGTCGAGAACACCCGCCGCGTCCGCGACTTCGCCGACGAGATCGGGGCGACGTTCGTCATCGACGCCTGCCGGTTCGCCGAGAACGCCGGCTTCGTCCGGCGGCGCGAGGACGAGTTCACGGACGCCGATATCGACGAGATCGCCCGCGAACAACTCTCCTACGCCGACGCGATCGTCATGAGCGGCAAGAAGGACGGGCTGGCCAACGCCGGCGGCTTCGTCGCGACCGACGACGAGGCGCTGTTCGAGCGGTGCAAGCAGCGAGCGATCCTCTACGAGGGCTTTCCCACGTACGGCGGCATGTCCGGCCGGGACGTCGCCGCGCTGGCCGTCGGCCTCCGCGAGGCCGTCGAGGAGGCTTACGTCGCCGACCGCCTCGACGGCGTCCGCGCGTTCGCGGACCTGCTCGAGGACGCCGGCGTCCCGATCTACACGCCGCCCGGTGGTCACGCCGTCTACCTCGACGCCGGGACCGCACTCCCGCACCTCGCACCCGACGAGTTCCCTGGTCAGGCACTGGTCTGTGAACTGTATCGAGAAGGCGGCGTCCGCGGGGTCGAACTCGGGAGCTTCGCGTTCCCCGATACGGACCGGCCGGAACTGGTCCGCCTCGCGGTGCCGCGTCGCACCTATCACACCGAACACTTCGAACACGTCGCCGAGACCGCCGCGACGGTCCTCGAGAAGCGAGAGGCGGTCTCCGGGCTCGAGATCGTTTCCGAGCCGGAAAACCGCGAGTTACGTCACTTCACGGCCGACCTCGAGCCGCTGTCTGTATGA
- a CDS encoding peroxiredoxin family protein: MTESSPDLTLPNVGPGPDPLSLTDLTEPVAPADPTTTDEAEPAHDAVLLLLHRDHHAGQCRRQVRAVADRYDEFRDRGCQVVSVVPEPRDRVEEWQERYDLPFPLCADPEATAGEAFDQPVRLGPVGRHFDLVGRMPAAVVLDIRDPAALEVVATYRGRTNMDRPEIDELLATLDRRT; encoded by the coding sequence ATGACCGAATCGTCCCCCGATCTGACCCTCCCGAACGTCGGTCCCGGCCCGGATCCGCTCTCGCTGACCGACCTGACGGAGCCGGTCGCACCGGCCGACCCGACGACGACCGACGAGGCCGAGCCGGCCCACGACGCGGTCCTCCTGTTGCTCCATCGCGACCATCACGCCGGCCAGTGTCGCCGGCAGGTCCGGGCCGTCGCCGACCGCTACGACGAGTTCCGCGACCGTGGCTGTCAGGTCGTCTCGGTCGTTCCCGAACCCCGCGACCGGGTCGAGGAGTGGCAGGAGCGGTACGACCTGCCCTTCCCGCTCTGTGCGGACCCGGAGGCGACCGCGGGCGAGGCCTTCGACCAGCCCGTTCGGCTCGGTCCGGTCGGCCGCCACTTCGATCTCGTCGGCCGGATGCCCGCCGCCGTCGTCCTCGATATCCGCGACCCCGCCGCCCTCGAGGTCGTCGCGACCTACCGCGGCCGAACCAACATGGATCGCCCCGAAATCGACGAGTTGTTGGCCACTCTCGACCGACGGACCTGA
- a CDS encoding GNAT family N-acetyltransferase, with protein sequence MDDPHETRADSFGEAVGYVRTAIDDDILEVRRILDAAMLEPGDVETRIAEGSVLVAGDERGGTTGTAERILGTVVLEPFEKGEEGDGSGNGDRGAHVGAIGVRRRHRGRGIGTALIDRAVEREGRLTARFDDGVRPFYERLGFSIEPIDEQRHRGVKVGRGLEFD encoded by the coding sequence ATGGACGACCCCCACGAGACGAGAGCGGATTCGTTCGGCGAGGCGGTCGGGTACGTCCGCACCGCGATCGACGACGACATCCTCGAGGTCCGGCGCATCCTCGACGCGGCCATGCTCGAGCCCGGAGACGTCGAGACCCGGATCGCGGAGGGGAGCGTTCTGGTCGCCGGCGACGAGCGCGGCGGGACAACGGGGACCGCCGAACGGATTCTCGGGACGGTCGTGCTCGAGCCCTTCGAGAAAGGCGAAGAAGGAGACGGAAGCGGAAACGGCGACCGCGGGGCCCACGTCGGCGCGATCGGCGTCCGCCGTCGCCACCGCGGGCGCGGCATCGGCACGGCGCTGATCGACCGCGCCGTAGAGCGGGAGGGACGGCTGACGGCTCGGTTCGACGACGGCGTCCGCCCGTTCTACGAGCGGCTGGGCTTTTCGATCGAGCCGATCGACGAGCAGCGACACCGCGGCGTCAAAGTCGGTCGCGGGCTCGAGTTCGACTGA
- a CDS encoding helix-turn-helix domain-containing protein, with amino-acid sequence MIAIFDIAHPDLALTPTIRDRPDASIEVVPHSTTDPETGLFFYLVEGADEAVEDVLEQDHTVTDWMLADDLGSARIYRLQHSEETVLISPLTTELGGLLLNAETTGRGWTTRVQLPDREALADLWDCCETRDISFELRRMFRRDEWTGETFPEVTDKQRAALVSAHEEGYFEEPREISLEELAEQLGISSTAAGGRIRRGTGQLVASTLREE; translated from the coding sequence ATGATCGCAATTTTCGATATCGCGCATCCTGATCTCGCGTTGACGCCGACGATCCGGGACCGTCCGGACGCGTCCATCGAGGTCGTCCCCCACTCCACGACGGACCCGGAGACCGGACTGTTCTTCTACCTCGTCGAGGGTGCCGACGAGGCGGTCGAGGACGTCCTTGAGCAAGACCACACGGTGACGGACTGGATGCTCGCGGACGACCTCGGTTCGGCGCGAATCTATCGGCTCCAGCACTCCGAGGAGACCGTCCTCATCTCGCCGCTGACGACCGAACTCGGCGGGCTGCTGTTAAACGCGGAGACCACCGGACGTGGCTGGACGACCCGCGTTCAGCTTCCCGACCGGGAAGCGCTCGCCGACCTCTGGGACTGCTGTGAGACGCGGGACATCTCGTTTGAACTGCGCCGGATGTTTCGGCGCGACGAGTGGACCGGCGAGACGTTTCCGGAGGTAACCGACAAACAACGCGCCGCGCTGGTCAGCGCCCATGAGGAAGGCTACTTCGAGGAGCCCCGCGAAATCTCGCTCGAGGAACTCGCCGAACAGCTCGGCATCTCGTCGACGGCCGCCGGCGGGCGCATCCGCCGCGGGACCGGGCAACTCGTGGCGTCGACGCTCCGCGAGGAGTGA
- a CDS encoding aspartate kinase, whose translation MRVVAKFGGTSLGSGDRINRAADSVAAAVEDGHEIAVVASAMGSTTDDLLDEITFETDEEDRAQIVSMGERTSVRMLKAALSARGIDATFLEPGGDDWPVVTDEYGEVNVEETKKRALEVAGEMDATVPVITGFLAEGPDGSITTLGRGGSDTTAVMMGKYMDADEVVIVTDVEGVMTGDPHVVEGARNVGEISVDELRNLSFRGAEVVAPSALSYKDGELDVRVVHYQHGDLLSGGTSIEGEFKNLVDLRERPLACLTVAGRAIRNQPGIFNHLSEALAESDVNIDAVASGMDTVTFYIDEEEAERAENILHREVIARDELSSVTVDSPVAVVRVTGGELPNQPGIISEIVNPLSEARIHLNDIITSATSVALFVDWEDREETLELTQNLF comes from the coding sequence ATGCGCGTAGTCGCCAAGTTCGGTGGAACGAGCCTCGGCAGCGGGGATCGGATCAACCGCGCCGCCGACTCGGTCGCCGCCGCCGTCGAGGACGGCCACGAGATCGCCGTCGTCGCCAGCGCGATGGGGTCGACCACCGACGATCTCCTCGACGAGATCACGTTCGAGACCGACGAGGAGGACCGCGCCCAGATCGTCAGCATGGGCGAGCGAACCTCGGTGCGGATGCTCAAGGCCGCGCTCTCCGCGCGGGGCATCGACGCGACCTTCTTAGAGCCCGGCGGCGACGACTGGCCGGTCGTCACCGACGAGTACGGCGAGGTCAACGTCGAGGAGACGAAAAAGCGCGCCCTCGAGGTCGCCGGGGAGATGGACGCGACGGTCCCGGTCATCACTGGCTTCCTCGCCGAAGGGCCCGACGGCTCGATCACGACGCTCGGCCGCGGGGGTAGCGACACCACGGCGGTCATGATGGGTAAGTACATGGACGCCGACGAGGTCGTCATCGTCACCGACGTCGAGGGCGTCATGACCGGCGACCCCCACGTCGTCGAAGGAGCCCGGAACGTCGGCGAGATTTCGGTCGACGAACTGCGGAACCTCTCGTTCCGCGGGGCCGAAGTCGTCGCGCCCTCCGCGCTGTCCTACAAGGACGGCGAACTCGACGTCCGCGTCGTCCACTACCAGCACGGTGACCTGCTCTCCGGCGGGACGAGCATCGAGGGCGAGTTCAAGAACCTCGTCGACCTCCGCGAGCGCCCCCTCGCGTGTCTGACCGTCGCCGGGCGCGCGATCCGCAACCAGCCCGGCATCTTCAACCACCTCTCGGAGGCCCTGGCCGAGAGCGACGTCAACATCGACGCCGTCGCCAGCGGGATGGACACCGTCACGTTCTACATCGACGAGGAGGAGGCCGAACGCGCCGAGAACATCCTCCACCGCGAGGTCATCGCCCGCGACGAACTCTCCTCGGTCACCGTCGACTCGCCGGTCGCCGTCGTCCGCGTCACCGGCGGCGAACTCCCCAATCAGCCGGGAATCATCAGCGAGATCGTCAATCCCCTCTCCGAAGCGCGGATCCACCTCAACGACATCATCACCAGCGCGACCAGCGTCGCCCTGTTCGTCGACTGGGAGGACCGCGAGGAAACGCTCGAGCTGACCCAGAACCTCTTCTAG
- the solA gene encoding N-methyl-L-tryptophan oxidase, producing MVATGTRYDVIVIGVGGMGSATAAHLADRGSDVLGLERYDVPNTMGSSHGITRIIRRAYYEHPSYIPLVERAYELWDDLADETGRDVIHRTGSIDAGPPDNIVFEGSLRSCEEHDIPHEVLTSAEVAERFPGYDLPEGYKALYQPDGGFVVPEQAIVGHVETAQAAGAEVRARERVLEWESTSDEGVRVETDRGTYEAENMVLAAGAWNYKFADVLEDLAVPERQVLGWFQPDRPSTFEPENFPVWNLKVPEGRFYGLPIYDVPGFKIGKYHHRDKQVDPDDYEREPNREDERLLREVTENYFADAAGTTMRLATCMFTNSPDEHFILDTLPEHPQVAVGAGFSGHGFKFASVIGEILADLAIDGDTDHPVDMFRFDRFDV from the coding sequence ATGGTCGCAACAGGAACCCGATACGACGTTATCGTGATCGGCGTCGGCGGAATGGGCAGCGCGACGGCCGCTCACCTCGCCGACCGCGGCAGCGACGTGCTCGGCCTCGAGCGCTACGACGTGCCAAATACGATGGGCTCTTCCCACGGGATCACCCGGATCATCCGGCGCGCCTACTACGAGCACCCTTCCTACATTCCGCTCGTCGAACGGGCCTACGAGCTCTGGGACGACCTCGCGGACGAGACCGGCCGCGACGTGATCCACCGGACGGGATCGATCGACGCCGGTCCCCCGGATAACATCGTCTTCGAGGGGTCGCTGCGCTCCTGCGAGGAACACGACATTCCCCACGAGGTCCTCACGAGCGCGGAGGTCGCCGAGCGGTTCCCCGGCTACGACCTCCCCGAGGGGTACAAGGCCTTGTACCAGCCCGATGGCGGGTTCGTGGTCCCCGAACAGGCGATCGTCGGCCACGTCGAGACGGCCCAGGCGGCGGGCGCCGAGGTGCGCGCCCGCGAGCGCGTCCTCGAGTGGGAGTCGACGTCGGACGAGGGCGTCCGCGTCGAAACCGATCGCGGGACCTACGAAGCCGAGAACATGGTGCTCGCCGCGGGGGCGTGGAACTACAAGTTCGCCGACGTGCTCGAGGATCTCGCGGTCCCCGAGCGGCAGGTACTCGGCTGGTTCCAGCCCGATCGGCCGTCGACGTTCGAACCCGAGAACTTCCCGGTCTGGAACCTCAAGGTCCCCGAAGGCCGCTTCTACGGGCTGCCGATCTACGACGTGCCGGGGTTCAAGATCGGCAAGTACCACCACCGGGACAAACAGGTCGATCCCGACGACTACGAGAGGGAGCCGAACCGCGAGGACGAGCGACTCCTCCGCGAGGTTACTGAGAACTACTTCGCCGACGCCGCCGGGACGACGATGCGGCTCGCGACCTGCATGTTCACCAATTCGCCCGACGAGCACTTCATCCTCGATACGCTCCCCGAGCACCCACAGGTGGCCGTCGGCGCGGGCTTCTCGGGCCACGGCTTCAAGTTCGCCAGCGTCATCGGCGAGATCCTCGCCGACCTCGCGATCGACGGCGACACCGACCACCCGGTCGACATGTTCCGGTTCGATCGGTTCGACGTCTGA